In one window of Agrobacterium larrymoorei DNA:
- the hutX gene encoding heme utilization cystosolic carrier protein HutX, which yields MNAIVDVNEDRRARAEAALAEKPDGVVEAIAAKAEVTPAEILALLPPGAAVSAPAEKFNDIWNELRSWGEVLMIVQTPDIVFEVPGHLPEGTEGHGWFNIHGDSPIGGHIKKDNCASITFVDRGFHGRRSLSVWFMNAAGSAMFKLFVRRDENKELLADQVTKFEALRDSFTA from the coding sequence ATGAATGCGATTGTTGACGTGAACGAAGATCGCCGCGCCCGCGCCGAAGCTGCTCTCGCCGAAAAGCCCGATGGCGTGGTCGAAGCCATCGCCGCCAAGGCCGAGGTGACGCCAGCGGAAATTCTTGCGCTGCTGCCACCGGGAGCAGCCGTCTCTGCGCCAGCCGAAAAGTTCAATGACATCTGGAACGAGCTCCGCAGCTGGGGCGAGGTCCTGATGATCGTCCAGACGCCGGACATCGTCTTCGAGGTTCCCGGCCATCTGCCCGAGGGAACGGAAGGCCATGGCTGGTTCAACATCCATGGGGATAGCCCCATTGGCGGCCACATCAAGAAAGACAATTGCGCGTCGATCACCTTTGTCGATCGCGGCTTCCACGGTCGCCGCTCGCTTTCGGTCTGGTTCATGAATGCGGCGGGCAGCGCCATGTTCAAGCTTTTCGTTCGCCGCGATGAGAACAAGGAACTTCTGGCCGATCAGGTCACCAAGTTCGAAGCCTTGCGCGATAGCTTCACCGCCTGA
- a CDS encoding antibiotic biosynthesis monooxygenase family protein produces MFIAMNRFRVVPGFEEAFETIWRERKRHLSEMPGYLEFHMLKGAKAEDHTLYASHTVWATKDDFTAWTRSEQFRAAHANAGNNRGKVEYLSGPHFEGFDVIIHEDKNGEDRPVAA; encoded by the coding sequence ATGTTTATTGCGATGAACCGTTTTCGTGTCGTTCCAGGTTTCGAAGAGGCATTCGAAACAATCTGGCGCGAGCGCAAACGCCACCTCAGCGAAATGCCGGGCTATCTGGAATTTCACATGCTGAAAGGTGCCAAGGCCGAAGATCACACGCTTTACGCCTCACACACTGTCTGGGCCACCAAGGATGATTTTACCGCCTGGACCAGGTCCGAACAGTTCCGCGCAGCCCATGCCAATGCTGGCAACAATCGCGGCAAGGTCGAATATCTCTCCGGCCCGCATTTCGAAGGCTTCGATGTCATCATCCACGAAGACAAGAACGGTGAAGACCGTCCGGTGGCAGCTTAA
- a CDS encoding heme/hemin ABC transporter substrate-binding protein has product MPFFLRSLTLGALLPVLVAVSPLAANASDKGNPDAKRIVAVGGTVTEILYALGAGDRIVARDSTSSYPAQALEKPDVGYMRALSSEGILSQKPDLILSEDGAGPADVISILKASEVPMVTVDTPPQASAIAKKIEDVGAAVGLEEKSRALAANVNAELAKLEKDVAAVGEKKKRVLFVLSMAGGRIMAAGKETEAAAIIELAGGINAAPEITGYKPLTDEAVIAAAPDVILTMQRGDHAAKSEEVFALPAFQSTPAAASKALISMDGLYLIGFGPRTPAAGRELASKLYPEVIKP; this is encoded by the coding sequence ATGCCGTTTTTTCTCCGCTCTCTTACGCTCGGTGCCCTTCTCCCGGTTCTCGTTGCGGTCTCGCCACTTGCTGCCAATGCGTCCGACAAGGGCAACCCGGACGCAAAGCGCATTGTCGCGGTGGGCGGAACGGTGACGGAAATTCTCTATGCACTGGGCGCAGGCGACCGTATCGTGGCGCGGGATTCCACCAGCAGCTATCCCGCGCAAGCGCTGGAAAAGCCGGATGTCGGCTATATGCGGGCCCTATCCTCTGAAGGGATATTGTCGCAGAAGCCGGACCTTATTCTTTCCGAAGACGGCGCCGGTCCCGCAGACGTTATCTCTATCCTGAAGGCCAGCGAAGTGCCGATGGTGACGGTGGACACGCCGCCGCAGGCAAGTGCGATTGCGAAGAAGATCGAAGATGTTGGCGCGGCAGTCGGGCTTGAGGAAAAGTCCAGGGCCCTGGCCGCAAATGTCAATGCCGAACTGGCCAAGCTGGAAAAAGACGTTGCCGCGGTTGGAGAGAAGAAGAAGCGCGTGCTCTTCGTACTTTCCATGGCGGGCGGTCGCATCATGGCGGCGGGCAAGGAGACGGAGGCTGCGGCCATTATCGAGCTTGCCGGTGGGATCAATGCCGCACCGGAAATCACCGGCTACAAGCCGCTGACCGATGAGGCGGTGATAGCGGCTGCGCCTGACGTCATTCTCACCATGCAGCGCGGCGACCATGCGGCCAAGTCAGAAGAGGTTTTTGCGCTTCCTGCTTTCCAATCCACGCCCGCTGCCGCCTCCAAGGCGCTGATCAGCATGGATGGCCTCTATCTCATCGGCTTTGGCCCGCGCACGCCTGCTGCCGGGCGTGAGCTGGCATCGAAGCTTTATCCAGAGGTGATCAAGCCGTGA
- a CDS encoding FecCD family ABC transporter permease produces MDAGMGQVPGDRSRKGAITLGVLCLVLLLACLVSLASGPTGVGLSELWLYATGGSATMEPRDRVILEAVRLPRTGLGLMIGAGLAVSGAMMQGLFRNPLADPGLVGVTSGAALFAVAALALGNGLLAPLALVFGANFLPLMAFVGGLINTFLLYLIATKNGATSTTVLILAGIAVGALSGALTGLMIFLADDRALRDITFWSLGSLGGATPAKVLTTLPFILILLASIPFVSKGLDALILGDAAAFHMGIPVQRLKRIVILVVAAACGASVAAAGSIGFVGIVVPHLLRLVIGSSHRFLLPSSAIGGAALLLLADSFARTVAAPAELPIGVVTALIGAPVFLFLLLGKNGLGLRSTS; encoded by the coding sequence ATGGATGCTGGCATGGGGCAAGTGCCGGGCGACCGTTCCCGTAAAGGCGCCATCACGCTTGGCGTTCTTTGCCTCGTGCTGCTTCTTGCCTGCCTCGTTTCGCTGGCAAGCGGCCCGACTGGCGTCGGGCTTTCCGAACTCTGGCTTTATGCCACGGGTGGATCGGCGACGATGGAACCGCGAGACCGCGTCATTCTGGAGGCCGTTCGTTTGCCGCGCACAGGGCTCGGCCTGATGATCGGTGCCGGGCTTGCCGTTTCCGGTGCGATGATGCAGGGGCTGTTTCGCAACCCGCTGGCCGATCCCGGCCTTGTCGGCGTTACATCCGGTGCGGCACTTTTCGCCGTGGCAGCGCTTGCGCTCGGCAACGGGCTGCTTGCGCCGCTGGCCCTTGTTTTCGGCGCCAACTTCCTGCCGCTGATGGCTTTCGTGGGCGGGCTGATCAATACGTTTCTTCTGTATCTCATCGCCACGAAAAATGGCGCGACTTCCACGACTGTTCTGATCCTCGCGGGTATTGCCGTCGGCGCGCTCAGCGGGGCGCTGACCGGGTTGATGATCTTTCTGGCGGATGACCGGGCACTGCGCGACATTACCTTCTGGAGCCTCGGTTCGCTGGGTGGGGCAACGCCCGCGAAAGTGCTGACCACATTACCTTTTATCCTGATCCTCCTTGCCAGTATTCCCTTCGTCTCCAAGGGGCTCGACGCGCTGATCCTTGGAGATGCCGCGGCCTTTCACATGGGTATTCCGGTGCAGCGGCTGAAGCGGATCGTTATTCTGGTGGTTGCTGCGGCTTGCGGCGCAAGCGTTGCGGCCGCGGGTTCCATCGGCTTCGTCGGCATTGTCGTGCCGCATCTTTTGCGCCTCGTCATCGGCTCCTCGCACCGCTTCCTGCTGCCGTCCTCGGCGATTGGAGGCGCCGCGCTTCTGCTTCTGGCCGATAGTTTTGCGCGCACCGTTGCCGCCCCGGCAGAATTGCCGATTGGCGTCGTGACGGCCTTGATCGGTGCACCGGTGTTCCTGTTTCTGTTGCTCGGCAAAAATGGGCTTGGCCTGCGGAGTACATCATGA
- a CDS encoding heme ABC transporter ATP-binding protein gives MISARNITVTRSNRYLLDDVSIELKPGTFSIIIGPNGAGKSTLMKVLCGEMKPDAGSVSYGRTDLSLFSPIQLARLRAVLPQSTVLTFPFTALEIVRMGAVAQGSRAPEEQARRALSKVGLNGFEGRAYNMLSGGEQQRVQFARALAQVPNPVEQGESRVLLLDEPTSSLDLGHQISVLETARDFALAGGTVLAILHDLNLAAEFADQLIVMHRGAVTACGPALETINDGTIARVYGIGGAVGRLPANHIAYVLPQSRHRG, from the coding sequence ATGATTTCCGCCCGCAATATCACCGTCACGCGCTCGAACCGGTATTTGCTCGATGATGTTTCCATCGAACTCAAGCCCGGCACGTTCAGCATCATCATCGGCCCGAATGGTGCAGGCAAATCCACCTTGATGAAGGTGCTGTGCGGCGAGATGAAGCCGGATGCGGGCAGCGTATCCTATGGCAGGACCGATCTTTCGCTGTTTTCGCCCATCCAGCTTGCACGGCTTCGCGCGGTTTTGCCCCAGAGCACGGTTCTGACCTTTCCCTTTACCGCGCTGGAAATCGTGCGCATGGGGGCAGTTGCGCAAGGGTCTCGTGCGCCGGAGGAGCAGGCGCGGCGGGCGCTTTCGAAAGTCGGCCTCAACGGCTTTGAGGGGCGGGCCTACAATATGCTGTCTGGCGGAGAGCAGCAGCGGGTGCAGTTTGCCCGTGCGCTGGCGCAGGTTCCCAATCCTGTCGAGCAGGGGGAAAGCCGCGTTCTGCTTCTGGACGAACCGACATCGAGCCTCGATCTCGGTCATCAGATATCGGTGCTGGAGACGGCACGGGACTTCGCGCTTGCCGGTGGCACGGTGCTGGCGATCCTCCACGATCTCAATCTCGCAGCCGAGTTTGCCGATCAACTTATCGTCATGCATCGCGGTGCGGTGACAGCATGCGGCCCTGCTCTGGAAACGATCAATGACGGAACGATTGCGCGGGTCTATGGCATTGGTGGCGCGGTGGGGCGTTTGCCTGCAAACCATATTGCCTATGTGCTGCCCCAATCACGGCATCGCGGGTGA
- a CDS encoding YbaN family protein: MRVFYLCLGWLMVATGIVGAFLPVLPTTPFLLIALWCFSKSSPKLEAWLLSHPKFGEPLRNWRENGAIPRRAKIAAVSLMTMSYAIFWFGTEPPPLRAAIVAAVMIGAALFVTTRPEPRA; the protein is encoded by the coding sequence ATGCGCGTCTTTTATCTCTGTCTTGGCTGGCTGATGGTCGCCACCGGCATAGTCGGTGCGTTTCTGCCTGTTTTGCCCACGACACCGTTTCTTTTGATTGCGCTCTGGTGCTTTTCGAAATCTTCGCCGAAGCTTGAGGCGTGGCTGCTGTCCCATCCGAAATTCGGCGAGCCGCTGCGCAACTGGCGGGAAAACGGCGCCATTCCGAGACGCGCGAAAATCGCAGCAGTGTCTTTGATGACAATGAGTTACGCGATTTTCTGGTTCGGTACAGAGCCGCCACCACTTCGCGCCGCAATCGTCGCTGCCGTCATGATAGGTGCCGCCCTCTTCGTCACCACCCGCCCGGAGCCCCGCGCTTGA
- a CDS encoding VOC family protein, protein MAKLIHSMVRVLDEKRSVDFYKQAFGLEIAERFEFENFTLIYLSNEQGDFELELTVNKGREVPYALGDGYGHIAVSVEDVDAEHARLSELGLSVGKIIEADYKNMPFAKYFFICDPDGYKIEVLQRGNRFK, encoded by the coding sequence ATGGCCAAATTGATTCACTCGATGGTCCGGGTGCTGGACGAAAAGCGTTCGGTGGATTTTTACAAACAGGCTTTCGGGCTGGAGATTGCGGAACGCTTCGAGTTCGAAAATTTCACCCTGATTTATCTGAGCAATGAACAAGGCGACTTCGAGCTGGAATTGACCGTGAACAAGGGCCGCGAAGTGCCTTACGCACTGGGCGATGGCTATGGCCACATCGCAGTCAGCGTCGAGGATGTGGATGCCGAGCATGCGCGTCTTTCCGAACTCGGGCTTTCGGTTGGCAAGATCATCGAGGCGGATTACAAGAACATGCCGTTTGCGAAATACTTCTTCATCTGCGATCCGGATGGATACAAGATCGAGGTGCTTCAGCGGGGCAACCGCTTTAAATAA
- the ung gene encoding uracil-DNA glycosylase: MAEAGVKLEDSWKHALSPEFDSPYMRKLKDFLLAEKNAGKQIFPKGAEYFRALDLTPLDEVKVVILGQDPYHGPGQAHGLCFSVQPGIRIPPSLVNIYKELQSDLGVQPVRHGFLESWARQGVLLLNSVLTVEQARAASHQGQGWEKFTDAVIRVVNDECDHVVFLLWGSYAQKKASFVDQRKHLVLKSAHPSPLSAHNGFFGNHHFSQANAFLVSHGKDPINWQLPDQV; the protein is encoded by the coding sequence ATGGCAGAGGCAGGCGTCAAACTCGAAGACAGCTGGAAGCACGCGCTTTCCCCCGAGTTCGACAGCCCCTACATGCGGAAGCTAAAGGACTTTCTGCTTGCCGAGAAGAATGCGGGCAAGCAAATCTTTCCGAAGGGTGCTGAATATTTTCGCGCGCTGGACCTGACGCCGCTGGACGAGGTGAAGGTGGTCATCCTCGGGCAGGATCCCTATCACGGCCCAGGCCAGGCGCATGGCCTTTGCTTCTCCGTCCAGCCCGGCATTCGCATTCCGCCCTCTCTCGTCAATATCTACAAGGAACTGCAAAGCGACCTCGGCGTCCAGCCGGTAAGGCACGGCTTTCTGGAAAGCTGGGCACGACAGGGTGTGCTGCTGCTGAACAGCGTTCTGACCGTGGAGCAGGCCCGCGCCGCATCGCATCAGGGGCAGGGCTGGGAGAAATTCACCGATGCCGTCATTCGTGTGGTGAACGACGAATGCGACCATGTGGTCTTTCTGCTCTGGGGCTCATACGCTCAGAAGAAAGCATCCTTCGTGGACCAGAGAAAGCATCTCGTGCTGAAATCCGCCCACCCATCCCCGCTTTCCGCCCATAACGGCTTCTTCGGCAATCATCATTTTTCACAGGCGAATGCGTTTCTGGTTTCGCACGGTAAGGACCCGATTAACTGGCAGTTGCCGGATCAGGTTTGA
- a CDS encoding type II toxin-antitoxin system VapC family toxin yields MFVDACAIISIISGEDNAGDYEAALLNAEAPFTSALAAWEAIIVLSRPDQLDCRYTQSEAVVTEWLQARHIELRSSSNPREALAHAVAVAENHGIGKKHLSNFDCFHYAYAKASGASLLTTDKLLRQTDVETLP; encoded by the coding sequence ATGTTCGTAGATGCCTGCGCAATCATTTCCATCATTTCTGGTGAGGACAATGCGGGGGACTACGAAGCTGCGCTTCTAAACGCTGAGGCACCTTTCACCTCAGCACTAGCAGCTTGGGAAGCGATCATCGTCCTCTCTCGTCCAGACCAGCTGGATTGCCGTTACACGCAGTCGGAAGCTGTCGTGACCGAGTGGCTTCAGGCTCGCCATATCGAGTTGAGAAGCTCTTCAAATCCGAGAGAGGCGTTGGCCCATGCGGTTGCCGTTGCGGAAAATCATGGCATCGGCAAGAAGCATCTCAGTAACTTCGACTGTTTTCATTACGCCTATGCCAAAGCGTCCGGCGCCAGCCTTTTGACGACAGATAAGCTCCTGCGCCAGACAGATGTGGAAACTCTTCCCTAG
- a CDS encoding type II toxin-antitoxin system VapB family antitoxin — MARELAQIDQTTITNAVVSALRETLSARRKAETPSETARKILEKHGLSFKAGRKAPSSSAYHELDHDLDDDT; from the coding sequence TTGGCCAGAGAACTGGCGCAGATCGATCAGACCACCATTACCAACGCTGTTGTCTCAGCCTTGAGGGAAACTTTGAGTGCCAGACGGAAGGCGGAAACGCCGAGCGAAACGGCCAGAAAAATTCTGGAGAAGCATGGTCTTTCATTCAAGGCCGGACGAAAAGCGCCCTCCTCCTCCGCTTATCACGAACTCGATCATGACTTGGACGACGATACATAA
- a CDS encoding DUF2218 domain-containing protein produces the protein MPVSLLSAQTSVALPNPHAILDAFHEHFAEYMTMKREGAAVHFEADYGNGTLSVDEGRFAACVNCKSVNILMSLKAMVAEHIMEFSGQTELDFRWEGDGSDLRELPNLFTGKVVRSYNLTPKMRRVVISIDDGIERLMTGGLHVRILILPDQAREPMWPHLSKTGAIVWGEGEDALTRRVYTIRSGNIHRSEIDIDFVMHEGDNMPGAHFGATAKAGDIVGIVGPGGVMAEAEHYVFAGDETALPVMLRMAKEMPAGKPLTVYAEIDNEAERQEIESKADIEWNWLYRRGKSAGTSGLIEDALRQHVWKPEGLHVFIGCEKSEARSIKKMLNDEAKLPKASVVSAGYWVKGACDDH, from the coding sequence ATGCCGGTGTCGCTTCTGTCTGCTCAGACCTCCGTTGCCTTGCCCAATCCGCATGCGATTCTCGATGCTTTTCATGAGCATTTTGCAGAATACATGACGATGAAGCGGGAGGGGGCTGCGGTTCATTTCGAGGCTGATTACGGCAATGGCACGCTCAGCGTCGATGAAGGACGCTTTGCCGCCTGCGTCAATTGCAAGTCCGTCAACATCCTGATGTCGCTCAAGGCCATGGTGGCGGAACACATCATGGAATTTTCCGGTCAGACAGAGCTCGATTTCCGCTGGGAAGGCGACGGTTCGGATCTGCGTGAGCTGCCAAATCTCTTTACAGGCAAAGTGGTGCGCTCCTACAACCTGACGCCGAAAATGCGCCGGGTGGTGATCTCGATTGACGATGGCATCGAGCGGTTGATGACGGGCGGGCTGCATGTGCGCATTCTCATTCTTCCTGATCAGGCGCGTGAGCCCATGTGGCCGCATCTTTCCAAGACGGGCGCCATTGTTTGGGGCGAGGGTGAAGATGCTCTGACACGGCGAGTTTATACCATTCGCTCCGGCAATATTCACCGCAGCGAAATCGACATCGATTTTGTTATGCATGAGGGCGACAATATGCCGGGTGCGCATTTCGGTGCCACGGCGAAAGCGGGCGATATTGTCGGCATCGTCGGGCCGGGTGGCGTCATGGCAGAAGCGGAACACTACGTCTTTGCCGGAGATGAGACGGCGCTTCCGGTCATGCTGCGCATGGCAAAGGAAATGCCTGCGGGCAAGCCGCTCACCGTTTATGCCGAGATCGACAACGAGGCAGAACGGCAAGAGATAGAATCCAAGGCGGATATCGAATGGAATTGGCTCTATCGTCGGGGCAAGTCGGCTGGAACGTCCGGCTTGATCGAAGACGCTCTGCGCCAGCATGTCTGGAAGCCGGAAGGGCTGCACGTCTTCATCGGCTGCGAGAAGAGCGAAGCCCGCTCGATCAAGAAGATGCTGAACGATGAGGCGAAGCTGCCTAAGGCGAGTGTCGTCTCTGCTGGTTACTGGGTCAAGGGTGCCTGCGACGACCATTGA
- a CDS encoding VOC family protein gives MLNQIKGLHHVTSMAGSASGNNRFFTDTLGLRRVKQTVNFDAPDVYHLYYGDEVGTPGSVMTYFPFPHIARGRPGTGEVGTTLFSVPEGSLGYWQDRLAKANVDGLKADEAFGNKRLHFAGPDGDGFALVEVKDDARAQWTGNGVGQDRAIHGFQGASLRLRDEGATAELLKFMGYQEIDRQDDVLRFGIPGGNGADVIDIETMPNISGARLGAGSVHHIAFAVDNREKQLEVRKALMDTGYQVTPVIDRDYFWAIYFRTPGGVLFEIATNEPGFDRDEDTAHLGETLQLPEQHAHLRPFLEQHLEPLDGTTKA, from the coding sequence ATGCTGAACCAGATCAAGGGCCTGCACCACGTTACATCCATGGCGGGCAGCGCCAGTGGCAATAACCGATTTTTCACCGATACGCTCGGCCTGCGCCGTGTCAAGCAGACCGTCAATTTCGATGCGCCGGATGTCTATCACCTCTATTATGGTGATGAGGTCGGCACGCCCGGCTCTGTCATGACCTACTTCCCGTTTCCGCATATCGCGCGCGGTCGGCCCGGTACGGGCGAAGTGGGGACGACGCTGTTTTCCGTTCCCGAAGGTTCGCTGGGTTACTGGCAGGACCGTCTGGCCAAGGCCAATGTCGATGGCCTGAAGGCCGATGAAGCCTTCGGCAACAAGCGCCTGCATTTCGCCGGTCCCGATGGGGACGGCTTTGCGCTGGTGGAAGTGAAGGACGATGCGCGTGCACAATGGACCGGCAATGGCGTGGGCCAGGATCGGGCGATCCACGGCTTTCAGGGCGCTTCGCTGAGACTGCGCGATGAGGGCGCGACTGCCGAGCTTTTGAAGTTCATGGGCTATCAGGAAATCGACCGTCAGGACGACGTTCTCCGCTTCGGCATTCCGGGCGGTAATGGCGCGGATGTGATCGATATCGAGACCATGCCGAATATTTCGGGTGCGCGCTTGGGTGCCGGTTCGGTCCACCACATTGCGTTCGCGGTCGACAATCGCGAGAAGCAACTGGAAGTGCGCAAGGCGCTGATGGATACCGGCTATCAGGTCACGCCGGTCATCGACCGCGATTACTTCTGGGCGATCTATTTCCGCACACCGGGTGGCGTGCTGTTCGAAATCGCCACCAACGAGCCGGGCTTCGACCGCGATGAGGATACGGCGCATCTGGGCGAAACGCTGCAATTGCCGGAGCAGCACGCGCATCTGCGGCCTTTCCTCGAGCAGCATCTTGAGCCGCTCGACGGCACGACCAAGGCTTAA
- a CDS encoding alpha/beta hydrolase — protein sequence MSKDNYVHKLREGAPGQPIFFVFHGTGGDENQFFDFASRLLPNSTVISPRGDVSEFGAARFFRRKAEGLYDMDDLARATDKMAAFVTANRDFYEAGLVIGLGFSNGANILANVLVESPELFDASVLMHPLIPFEPKPAPAPASRRVLVTAGEHDPICPVPLTNSLAEYLKAQGGEVKVEWHSGGHEIRSNEIEAVRTFLTPYM from the coding sequence ATGAGTAAGGATAATTACGTTCACAAGCTGCGCGAGGGTGCGCCGGGCCAGCCGATATTCTTCGTCTTCCACGGGACGGGTGGCGACGAGAACCAGTTCTTCGATTTCGCTTCCCGGCTTCTGCCGAACTCCACAGTCATCTCGCCGCGTGGCGATGTATCGGAATTCGGCGCTGCTCGCTTCTTCCGCCGCAAGGCTGAAGGCCTGTACGATATGGACGATCTGGCCCGCGCCACTGACAAGATGGCAGCCTTCGTTACCGCCAACCGCGACTTCTACGAGGCGGGCCTGGTCATCGGCCTCGGCTTCTCCAATGGCGCCAATATTCTGGCCAATGTGCTGGTTGAGTCTCCCGAACTTTTCGATGCCTCGGTCCTGATGCACCCGCTCATCCCCTTCGAACCCAAGCCCGCACCGGCTCCTGCATCACGCCGCGTGCTCGTGACGGCGGGCGAGCACGATCCGATCTGCCCGGTGCCGCTGACGAATTCGCTTGCGGAATATCTCAAGGCGCAGGGTGGGGAGGTGAAGGTGGAGTGGCATTCCGGTGGGCATGAGATACGGTCGAACGAGATCGAGGCGGTTCGGACGTTTTTGACGCCGTATATGTGA
- the mnmD gene encoding tRNA (5-methylaminomethyl-2-thiouridine)(34)-methyltransferase MnmD yields MTHPDDAKPARAGSNMLDWREGDMPYSLAFGDHFYCQKDGRQECEHVSLSGNGLPERWKAAKETFRIGELGFGTALNLCETWRQWKLSRPTGGQLHFVSFELYPMSASELDRALSHWPELDAERKAFVAEWPSDPEGWIDITLDEQTRLTVFCGDAIKGIVESTDTFDAWYLDGFAPSKNPDMWSLDIMSAVFEKTAPGGTFATFAAAGFVRRNLGAAGFTVERRPGFAGKREMLCGVKQSA; encoded by the coding sequence ATGACACATCCCGATGACGCAAAACCGGCACGCGCCGGCTCAAATATGCTGGATTGGCGAGAGGGCGATATGCCCTATTCGTTAGCCTTTGGCGACCATTTTTATTGTCAGAAGGATGGGCGGCAGGAATGCGAACATGTTTCGCTGTCCGGCAACGGCCTGCCGGAGCGCTGGAAAGCGGCGAAGGAAACCTTCCGCATCGGAGAGCTTGGCTTCGGCACGGCGCTCAATCTGTGCGAGACATGGCGGCAATGGAAGCTGTCGAGACCCACAGGTGGGCAACTGCATTTCGTGTCCTTCGAACTTTACCCGATGAGCGCGAGCGAGTTGGACCGCGCGCTTTCACACTGGCCGGAACTGGACGCCGAGCGCAAGGCCTTCGTCGCAGAATGGCCTTCGGACCCAGAAGGCTGGATCGACATCACTCTGGATGAGCAAACCCGCCTGACTGTCTTTTGCGGAGATGCCATCAAGGGGATCGTCGAGAGCACGGATACCTTCGATGCCTGGTATCTCGATGGCTTCGCGCCCTCCAAGAACCCTGACATGTGGTCGCTCGATATCATGTCCGCAGTTTTCGAGAAAACCGCTCCCGGCGGCACCTTCGCGACATTTGCAGCGGCCGGTTTCGTGCGGCGCAACTTGGGTGCGGCTGGTTTTACTGTTGAGAGAAGGCCTGGGTTTGCGGGGAAACGGGAAATGCTTTGTGGGGTGAAGCAAAGCGCGTGA
- a CDS encoding NAD(P)/FAD-dependent oxidoreductase: protein MVNADSLPAEQGQSPLPSSVSLLIIGGGIMGLWAAVKAERLGIDTLLVDADHVGSGASGGLLGALMPHMPDRWSDKKQFQFDALLSLEDEITRLEAETGLSAGYRRCGRIIPLPKPHLRPIAERHNQEAAVNWEQQGRRFHWHVLDAPPVTNWVSDVAGEAGFVHDTFAAKVSPRALVAALSHTLKSAKHVRVLEGCGVASLDAHGVAHLANGNSVSFGHAIVSAGHGSFPLLANALRVSAERPLGLGVKGQAALLRAEIDPAMPVVFLNGLYVVPHEDGTVAIGSTSEEEFAEPFTTDAKLEALIEQARAIVPALAQAEVVELWAGLRPKAIGRDPMVGALAQHPRIVVLTGGFKVSFGLAHRLADAALCAVQGREMDVPASFTVEDHIRVLDRNN, encoded by the coding sequence ATGGTCAATGCCGATAGTCTTCCCGCTGAGCAAGGTCAATCACCTTTGCCATCGTCCGTATCGCTGCTCATCATCGGCGGCGGTATCATGGGGCTTTGGGCTGCCGTGAAGGCAGAGCGGCTGGGGATCGATACGCTTCTGGTTGACGCCGATCATGTCGGCAGCGGCGCAAGCGGCGGGCTGCTCGGCGCGCTGATGCCGCATATGCCGGATCGGTGGTCGGACAAGAAGCAGTTTCAGTTCGACGCGCTGTTGAGCCTCGAAGACGAGATTACCCGGCTGGAGGCAGAAACCGGACTATCTGCCGGATACCGCCGCTGCGGTCGTATCATTCCGCTGCCGAAGCCGCATCTACGCCCCATTGCCGAGCGGCATAATCAGGAGGCCGCAGTGAACTGGGAGCAGCAGGGACGCCGCTTCCATTGGCATGTTCTGGATGCGCCTCCGGTGACGAACTGGGTGAGTGACGTAGCCGGAGAGGCCGGTTTCGTGCACGATACTTTCGCCGCCAAGGTTTCGCCTCGCGCACTGGTGGCTGCATTGTCTCACACGCTGAAGTCAGCGAAGCACGTTCGTGTTCTTGAAGGTTGCGGCGTGGCCTCGCTGGATGCTCACGGCGTCGCGCATCTCGCAAATGGTAACAGTGTTTCTTTCGGTCATGCCATCGTCTCCGCTGGCCATGGCTCGTTCCCGCTGCTGGCAAACGCGCTGCGCGTTTCTGCTGAACGCCCGCTTGGGCTGGGTGTAAAAGGCCAGGCGGCCTTGCTGAGGGCCGAGATCGATCCGGCCATGCCGGTCGTCTTCCTCAATGGTCTCTACGTCGTGCCGCATGAGGATGGCACGGTTGCCATTGGCAGCACCAGCGAGGAAGAGTTTGCTGAGCCATTCACAACCGACGCTAAACTGGAGGCGTTGATCGAGCAGGCGAGGGCCATCGTACCAGCACTTGCCCAGGCCGAGGTGGTGGAACTCTGGGCCGGTTTGAGGCCGAAGGCGATCGGGCGCGATCCCATGGTCGGCGCGCTTGCACAGCATCCGCGGATCGTGGTGCTCACCGGTGGTTTCAAGGTCAGTTTCGGTCTCGCGCATCGTCTTGCGGATGCGGCTTTATGCGCTGTGCAGGGCAGGGAGATGGATGTGCCTGCGAGCTTTACTGTGGAAGATCACATTCGCGTTCTTGACCGAAATAATTGA